Within the Poecilia reticulata strain Guanapo linkage group LG13, Guppy_female_1.0+MT, whole genome shotgun sequence genome, the region ttaatgtttctttattaaTCTACTACCTGTTTCTTTATTAATCTACTACCTGTAGGTCAGGCAGGTAGCATTTCTTCCAGTGGTCCATGAAGACAAAATCCAGCCTCTCCAGGTTGTAGTCGGACCGCAGCCGAGGTATTACTTCATCAGATGGATTCACAATGAGCTCCACCTGAAGAAACAAAGAGAGATGACACAGAGCAAAAAGTTTGCATTAAGGGGGATTTCGCGAGTAGCTGACCATTTCCTGCTGTCTCACCGTGTCATCATCAAATCCTGCCAGACGGATGATTTTCTCAGCAATGGCTGCGTTCCCTTGATCCATCTCGATGCTGTAGAGTCGGGCCCCAAGAGGGAGAGCCCGGGCGATTCTCACGGCGCTGTATCCACAATGAGCTCCCAGTTCCAGCACTGTTAAAGGGTTTTGCTCCATCAGAAGGCGGTCCAGGAtcttacctaaaaaaaaacaaaaaaacactcaagCTCTAGCAGGTACGAACTCAGAATGTTCTTCACATCAACACTTTATGCACACTGAAGTAAATGGATTCCCTGCCTTTTTTAGGTCCAATGTTGCTGATGAACTCCACCTTGCTGCACCAGTAATCGAAGGCGTCCAGGATGCTGTCTGGGTCCCCAGGTGTGGAGTTAGTCAGAACGTACTGGAATGCACGCTCTTCTCGGCTCAAACCGGTTACACAGTCCTTCCAAATCCTAACCAGAACCGCCCGGTAGAACAGCACAAAGTAGTAGCGGTACCTGATTATCAATGTCAGCAGAAGGGGAAGAAAAGCCAAAGCAATAGCAGGGGACACCATCcttgaagagaaagaaaacggcAGATGGATACATTTTATTAGAAGTGTCATGCAATCTCGTTTATTCTTTTACGGCAGCCTGGAGTCCAAATTTTGGACGTGTTGCTGGTCCCACA harbors:
- the tomt gene encoding transmembrane O-methyltransferase homolog — protein: MVSPAIALAFLPLLLTLIIRYRYYFVLFYRAVLVRIWKDCVTGLSREERAFQYVLTNSTPGDPDSILDAFDYWCSKVEFISNIGPKKGKILDRLLMEQNPLTVLELGAHCGYSAVRIARALPLGARLYSIEMDQGNAAIAEKIIRLAGFDDDTVELIVNPSDEVIPRLRSDYNLERLDFVFMDHWKKCYLPDLQLLEGYGLLGKGSMIVADNVLFPGAPKFLRYLRKCGLYEWKIHRATLEYSRGIRDGMAELIYQGIK